From one Lycium ferocissimum isolate CSIRO_LF1 chromosome 5, AGI_CSIRO_Lferr_CH_V1, whole genome shotgun sequence genomic stretch:
- the LOC132057772 gene encoding uncharacterized protein LOC132057772, translating into MPKILPYVNLAQRLCKKFKKIEFKHTPRAQNEVVDALTTIASMIQYPESSHIDPLEISLKGEHTYSSPVEAEPDGKPWYADIKTYLEKGKYLENTTSNQRKTIRRMANVFFLNKEIHYKRTPDLGLLRCVDAPRPRNYWKESMLGLVSLT; encoded by the coding sequence ATGCCAAAAATCTTGCCATATGTGAACCTCGCACAAAGATTGTgcaaaaagttcaagaaaatcgAATTCAAGCATACGCCAAGGGCTCAAAATGAAGTCGTTGATGCTCTTACTACTATAGCATCCATGATACAGTATCCTGAAAGCAGCCACATCGATCCGCTTGAGATAAGTTTGAAGGGAGAACATACGTACAGTTCTCCTGTGGAGGCAGAACCCGATGGCAAGCCATGGTACGCCGACATAAAGACATATTTGGAGAAAGGAAAGTATCTCGAAAATACCACGAGCAATCAGAGGAAAACCATCCGGAGAATGGCTAACGTGTTCTTCCTAAATAAGGAAATACACTACAAGAGAACGCCAGATCTCGGATTACTCAGATGCGTGGATGCACCGAGGCCACGAAATTACTGGAAGGAGAGCATGCTGGGACTTGTGAGCCTCACATGA